In the Solibacillus sp. FSL K6-1523 genome, one interval contains:
- the crcB gene encoding fluoride efflux transporter CrcB, with the protein MTFLAVGIGGAFGALVRYSLSGWLIVSNGFPYMTLSINLVGSFLLAYLLTRQTIFRNPLVKLTITTGFLGGFTTFSTFSLEAFLLLEQKLYGSALIYIVCSSIGCVLASYTGFRFAKRGK; encoded by the coding sequence TTGACTTTTTTAGCAGTTGGGATTGGCGGCGCTTTCGGTGCATTGGTGCGCTATTCATTAAGTGGATGGCTAATTGTTTCAAATGGCTTCCCGTACATGACATTAAGTATTAATTTAGTAGGAAGTTTTTTGCTAGCCTATTTACTTACACGACAAACAATCTTTCGCAATCCACTAGTAAAATTAACGATAACGACAGGCTTCTTAGGTGGTTTTACGACCTTTTCTACATTTAGTTTGGAAGCTTTTTTGTTATTAGAGCAAAAATTGTATGGAAGCGCCCTTATTTATATCGTTTGCAGTAGCATTGGTTGCGTATTGGCAAGTTATACCGGATTTCGATTTGCCAAAAGGGGGAAATAA
- the crcB gene encoding fluoride efflux transporter CrcB, translated as MIFVALGGFFGAIARYGLSQFIQSIFNTAYPIATFLINSLGSFLIGFAVGQGFSTSVHLFAVIGFLGAFTTFSTFSFDIIQLLEKNEVKRALLYLISSVLLGILFAMIGFQLSN; from the coding sequence TTGATTTTTGTTGCACTTGGTGGCTTTTTCGGGGCAATTGCGCGTTACGGGTTAAGCCAATTCATTCAATCGATTTTTAATACAGCTTATCCAATTGCGACCTTTTTAATTAATAGTTTAGGTTCATTTCTTATTGGATTTGCTGTCGGACAAGGCTTTTCAACATCGGTTCATCTTTTTGCGGTCATTGGTTTTTTAGGTGCATTTACGACTTTTTCCACCTTTTCATTTGATATCATTCAATTACTTGAAAAAAATGAAGTGAAAAGAGCGCTCTTGTATTTGATAAGTTCTGTTTTACTTGGTATTTTATTTGCTATGATTGGCTTTCAATTAAGCAATTGA
- a CDS encoding universal stress protein, whose product MTLTYKNILVAVDGSNEAELAFQRAIQVAINNKGAKLYIVHVIDTRSFAMYESYDRSIAKRVVELAEDMLSKFENNALQAGVSEIHKIIEYGSPKQMIVKELPQKHNIDLIICGISGMGGVERFLLGSVSEGIVRYAPCDVLVIRNM is encoded by the coding sequence ATGACATTAACATACAAAAATATTTTAGTCGCCGTTGATGGTTCAAATGAAGCAGAACTTGCATTTCAGCGTGCCATTCAAGTAGCGATAAATAATAAAGGCGCAAAGCTTTATATCGTACATGTTATTGATACACGCTCATTTGCGATGTATGAATCCTATGACAGAAGTATCGCAAAACGAGTTGTTGAATTAGCAGAAGATATGCTTTCTAAATTTGAAAACAATGCGTTACAAGCAGGCGTTTCAGAGATTCATAAAATAATTGAGTATGGTTCCCCAAAGCAAATGATTGTCAAGGAACTACCCCAAAAACATAATATTGACCTGATTATTTGTGGTATTTCTGGAATGGGCGGCGTTGAAAGGTTTTTACTCGGCTCTGTCTCAGAAGGTATTGTCCGCTATGCCCCGTGCGATGTATTAGTCATCCGAAATATGTAA